The following coding sequences lie in one Sedimentibacter sp. MB35-C1 genomic window:
- the dapF gene encoding diaminopimelate epimerase translates to MNFTKMHGAGNDFIIINNMELKLPADKLSVIAKTLCQRKVSIGADGLMAVDFPEGDTDFRMRFYNQDGSIGEMCGNGARCISRYAYINNIAGKKMSFETGAGIVKSEVLEGRLVKVQLNSPEVIKLENDIEIDGKKYECSYIELGNPGLPHAVVRYEFKNADELEMFDIGRKIRYYDGFPKGANVNFFDVIDENTAIVKTYERGVEDFTLACGTGSASAAVALMLKGYLKGGKRVKIIVPGGELFIEVESNGEKVEKLYLIGDTNIVAEGKVMDEDLRY, encoded by the coding sequence ATGAATTTCACAAAGATGCACGGCGCAGGCAATGACTTTATAATTATAAACAATATGGAGCTGAAGCTTCCTGCTGACAAACTTTCTGTAATTGCAAAAACATTGTGTCAGAGAAAGGTATCAATAGGGGCTGACGGTCTCATGGCTGTTGATTTTCCTGAAGGCGATACGGACTTCAGGATGCGTTTTTACAATCAGGACGGCAGTATAGGCGAGATGTGCGGTAATGGAGCAAGGTGCATTTCCCGCTATGCTTATATAAACAATATAGCCGGAAAGAAAATGTCCTTTGAAACCGGAGCAGGAATTGTAAAATCGGAAGTACTTGAGGGAAGGCTTGTAAAAGTACAATTAAATAGCCCTGAAGTAATTAAGCTGGAAAATGATATTGAAATAGATGGCAAAAAATATGAGTGCTCGTACATAGAGCTGGGAAATCCGGGACTTCCTCACGCGGTAGTCAGGTATGAATTTAAAAATGCCGATGAATTAGAAATGTTTGATATCGGCAGAAAGATCAGATATTATGATGGCTTTCCAAAAGGAGCAAATGTTAACTTTTTTGATGTTATAGATGAAAACACGGCAATTGTAAAAACTTATGAAAGGGGGGTTGAGGATTTTACGCTGGCTTGCGGTACCGGCTCGGCATCAGCGGCAGTTGCGCTTATGCTTAAAGGATATCTGAAGGGCGGCAAAAGGGTTAAAATAATAGTTCCGGGAGGAGAGTTATTTATTGAGGTTGAAAGTAACGGCGAAAAAGTTGAAAAACTGTATCTTATAGGAGATACAAATATAGTTGCAGAAGGTAAAGTTATGGATGAGGATTTGAGGTATTAA
- the lysA gene encoding diaminopimelate decarboxylase, which yields MIEDIKYNTLYFDGCNTVELAKKYGTPLYVMSENAIENKCREIRETFLGRYKRTRAAYAAKAFLTLAMCKIIEKEGLCMDVVSGGELYTAIKADFPPEKIEFNGNNKSEEELELAIEYNIGRIIVDGLDELSLIEEICSKKGKKMNILYRITPGVKSDSHDYIVTGKKDSKFGIPLDDEVIFPAIEQAINSRYVNFMGFHFHVGSQLHNNESHLKALDVALKLIKDTKEKYSYTTPEINIGGGFGIKYTDADDKKSYEYFLDPMMKKIEEFSKNMEIVRPEVVIEPGRSIVGEAGITLYTIGTVKDIKGIRKYVSVDGGMTDNIRPALYQAKYEGIVANKAEEAKTDVVTICGKCCESGDILIKDAKIAPAERGDIFAVFSTGAYGYTMSSNYNKNPFLATVLVKNGKSCIIVKRQSYDHMIANEVIPESLN from the coding sequence ATGATAGAAGACATTAAATATAACACGCTTTATTTTGACGGGTGCAATACGGTTGAGTTGGCAAAAAAATACGGTACGCCTTTGTATGTAATGAGTGAAAATGCAATTGAAAATAAGTGCAGAGAAATAAGAGAAACATTTTTGGGCAGATATAAAAGAACAAGAGCCGCCTATGCTGCTAAGGCTTTTTTGACCTTGGCAATGTGCAAAATAATCGAAAAAGAGGGACTTTGCATGGATGTTGTTTCCGGGGGGGAATTGTATACGGCAATCAAGGCTGATTTTCCGCCAGAAAAAATAGAATTTAATGGAAATAATAAATCCGAAGAAGAATTGGAGCTTGCGATTGAATACAATATAGGAAGAATAATAGTCGATGGACTTGATGAGTTGAGCCTTATAGAAGAGATATGCAGCAAAAAAGGCAAAAAAATGAATATATTGTATAGAATAACTCCTGGCGTTAAGAGTGACTCTCATGATTATATAGTTACAGGTAAAAAAGACTCGAAATTCGGCATACCGCTTGATGACGAGGTTATATTTCCCGCAATTGAACAAGCAATAAATTCAAGATATGTTAACTTTATGGGATTTCATTTTCATGTAGGGTCTCAGCTTCATAACAATGAGTCTCATTTAAAAGCTCTTGATGTTGCATTAAAGTTAATAAAAGATACTAAAGAAAAATATAGTTATACTACACCGGAAATAAATATCGGCGGTGGTTTTGGAATAAAATACACAGATGCTGACGATAAAAAGTCCTATGAGTATTTTCTTGACCCTATGATGAAAAAAATTGAAGAATTTTCAAAGAATATGGAGATTGTAAGACCTGAGGTTGTAATTGAACCGGGCAGGAGCATTGTGGGTGAAGCAGGTATAACATTGTACACAATAGGTACCGTTAAGGATATAAAAGGTATAAGAAAATATGTTTCTGTTGACGGAGGTATGACGGATAATATCAGACCTGCTCTCTACCAGGCTAAGTATGAGGGAATAGTAGCGAATAAAGCGGAAGAGGCAAAGACTGACGTGGTTACAATATGCGGCAAATGCTGTGAATCAGGAGATATACTCATAAAGGATGCAAAAATAGCTCCTGCTGAAAGAGGAGATATATTTGCAGTGTTTTCAACAGGGGCATACGGATATACCATGTCAAGCAATTATAACAAGAATCCATTTTTGGCAACGGTGCTCGTTAAAAACGGAAAATCCTGCATAATAGTAAAAAGGCAAAGTTACGACCATATGATAGCTAATGAAGTGATTCCAGAATCACTAAACTAA